Proteins from one Aureimonas sp. SA4125 genomic window:
- the fni gene encoding type 2 isopentenyl-diphosphate Delta-isomerase: MKADEDIVTSAGSGIGSRKNDHLDIVLSPRLAARQAGTGFDAISFEHVALPELDFAAIDLSTRFLGRRLAAPLLISSMTGGPERAAKINAHLSEAAQELKIAFAVGSQRIALEGRGAGGLDRSLRARAPDVAILANIGAAQLVSGYGRDEARRAVDMLEADALIVHLNPLQEAVQAGGDRNWRGVLDAIERLVRDLGVPIVVKEVGAGISATVALRLAAVGVTIVDVAGAGGTSWAAVEAERATDAAARETALLFADWGIPTATAIRTVRAACPDLCLIGSGGIRSGLDAAKAIRLGADLAGQAAAGLASAEQSAEAATAHFSKVVEELRIACFCTGSADLAALRRAPLLA; the protein is encoded by the coding sequence ATGAAAGCCGATGAAGACATCGTGACATCCGCGGGATCGGGCATCGGCTCACGCAAGAACGATCATCTCGACATCGTCCTGTCTCCGCGCCTGGCCGCGCGGCAGGCAGGGACCGGCTTCGACGCCATCTCCTTCGAGCATGTCGCGCTGCCCGAACTCGATTTCGCCGCCATCGACCTGTCGACGCGCTTCCTCGGACGGCGCCTCGCCGCGCCTCTCCTGATCTCCTCGATGACCGGCGGGCCGGAGCGCGCGGCGAAAATCAACGCTCATCTCAGCGAAGCGGCGCAGGAGCTGAAGATCGCCTTCGCCGTCGGATCGCAGCGCATCGCCCTGGAGGGGCGCGGTGCCGGCGGTCTCGACCGGTCGCTGCGCGCCCGAGCCCCCGATGTCGCCATCCTCGCCAATATCGGCGCGGCCCAGCTGGTTAGTGGCTACGGGCGCGACGAGGCGCGGCGAGCGGTCGACATGCTCGAGGCGGACGCGCTGATCGTGCACCTTAACCCGCTGCAGGAGGCCGTGCAGGCCGGCGGCGATCGCAATTGGCGCGGCGTCCTCGATGCGATCGAGCGCCTGGTGCGCGATCTCGGCGTGCCGATCGTGGTCAAGGAAGTCGGCGCCGGAATATCGGCCACGGTCGCTCTGCGGCTTGCGGCGGTCGGCGTCACCATCGTCGACGTGGCAGGAGCCGGCGGTACCAGCTGGGCGGCTGTCGAGGCCGAGCGTGCGACGGATGCCGCGGCGCGCGAGACGGCGCTGCTCTTTGCCGATTGGGGCATCCCGACGGCGACGGCGATCCGGACGGTGCGCGCCGCCTGTCCCGACCTCTGCCTGATCGGCTCGGGCGGCATCCGTTCGGGTCTCGACGCCGCCAAGGCGATCCGGCTCGGGGCCGATCTCGCCGGCCAGGCCGCCGCGGGCCTTGCCAGCGCCGAGCAGTCGGCCGAGGCGGCGACGGCGCACTTTTCCAAGGTGGTCGAGGAATTGCGGATCGCCTGCTTCTGCACGGGGTCGGCCGATCTCGCGGCCCTGCGCCGGGCGCCCTTGCTGGCCTGA
- a CDS encoding sterol desaturase family protein — METSSWPLLISIVLLAVVGMEGFAWWAHKYIMHDWGWGWHRSHHEPHEGMFEKNDLYAVVFAAFSILLFVIGTGFGIPVVTALATGITIYGFLYFVVHDGLVHQRWPFRYIPHRGYAKRLVQAHRLHHAVRGKEHGVSFGFLYAPPIDTLQRRLKESGVVAREQAAVRQGAVSSRAQAPTDASSLN, encoded by the coding sequence ATGGAAACCTCGAGCTGGCCCCTGCTGATCTCCATCGTTCTCCTTGCCGTCGTCGGCATGGAGGGATTTGCCTGGTGGGCGCACAAATACATCATGCATGACTGGGGCTGGGGCTGGCACCGCTCGCACCACGAACCGCATGAAGGGATGTTCGAGAAGAACGACCTCTACGCCGTCGTCTTCGCCGCCTTTTCGATCCTTTTGTTCGTCATCGGCACGGGCTTCGGCATTCCCGTCGTGACGGCGCTGGCGACCGGCATCACGATCTACGGCTTTCTCTATTTCGTCGTGCATGACGGGCTCGTGCACCAGCGCTGGCCGTTCCGCTACATCCCGCACCGCGGCTATGCCAAGCGCCTCGTCCAGGCGCACCGGCTTCACCATGCCGTGCGCGGCAAGGAGCATGGCGTTTCCTTCGGCTTCCTCTATGCGCCGCCGATCGACACGCTGCAGCGGCGCCTGAAGGAATCGGGCGTCGTCGCGCGCGAGCAGGCGGCGGTGCGGCAAGGTGCCGTGTCGTCACGGGCACAGGCCCCGACGGACGCGTCTTCTCTCAACTGA
- a CDS encoding LysR family transcriptional regulator: MRTLSLRQLRSVQEISRLGTIAAAARALGLTAPAITLQIKQMEEEFGLALFDRTSDGMHLREAGYAALKAANAIESVLQALQDDLDAIKGVRRGLIRLGVVSTAKYFAPAMIAGFRNEHPAIEIKLLVGNRFDIVGKLRAYELDIALMGRPPTEIPVEATVFGDHPLVMIAAPGHPLAAARNIDKARLLEEPIIIREPGSGTRRSLETFFAAFPDALDTNTTQMGSNETIKQAVMAGLGIAFISAHTIAFEVEMQRLVILDVVDMPIRKQWFAVTRSDHVRAPAELAFTRFLTQKGAAFLPMLDRLSSAEISLPTG, from the coding sequence ATGCGCACCCTCTCTCTTCGCCAGCTCCGTTCGGTCCAGGAAATATCGCGGCTCGGCACCATCGCCGCCGCGGCAAGGGCCTTGGGCCTCACGGCGCCCGCCATCACCCTCCAGATCAAGCAGATGGAGGAGGAATTCGGACTGGCTCTGTTCGACCGCACCAGCGACGGCATGCACCTTCGCGAGGCCGGCTACGCCGCGCTGAAGGCCGCCAATGCGATCGAAAGCGTGCTGCAGGCGCTGCAGGATGATCTCGATGCGATCAAGGGTGTCCGGCGCGGCCTGATTCGGCTCGGCGTCGTCTCCACCGCCAAATATTTCGCTCCCGCGATGATCGCCGGATTTCGCAACGAGCACCCGGCGATCGAGATCAAGCTCCTCGTCGGCAACCGCTTCGACATCGTCGGGAAACTGCGCGCCTACGAGCTCGACATCGCGCTCATGGGCCGCCCGCCGACGGAAATTCCCGTTGAAGCGACGGTATTCGGCGACCATCCCCTGGTGATGATAGCTGCACCCGGGCATCCACTGGCGGCCGCGCGCAACATCGACAAGGCACGGTTGCTCGAGGAGCCGATCATCATCCGCGAGCCGGGCTCGGGCACGCGGCGGTCGCTGGAGACCTTCTTTGCCGCCTTCCCCGACGCGTTGGACACGAACACCACCCAGATGGGATCGAACGAGACGATCAAGCAGGCCGTCATGGCCGGGCTCGGCATCGCCTTCATCTCGGCGCACACCATTGCCTTCGAGGTCGAGATGCAGCGGCTCGTCATTCTCGACGTCGTCGACATGCCGATCCGCAAGCAGTGGTTTGCCGTGACCCGCAGCGACCACGTCCGGGCGCCGGCCGAACTCGCCTTCACGCGGTTTCTGACGCAGAAGGGCGCGGCCTTCCTGCCGATGCTCGATCGGCTTTCCTCGGCCGAGATTTCCTTGCCGACCGGCTGA
- a CDS encoding class 1 fructose-bisphosphatase, whose product MSSSLDAHLGSHAGADPLRLKVAETIRHLATAAVKLRNTIIAGGTGDNLGQSREVANAGGDIQKELDVVADRLFLDAAKASPVAFYGSEEQEMPVVLARDGAFALAIDPLDGSSNIEMNVSVGTIFSLLPVEEAHHADPAGAFRQPGSRQLAAGFFIYGPQLQLVLSLGNGTHVFAFSPSFGGFVELHASMAVADQAKEFAINASNHRHWDEPMRIYIDDLLAGAEGPRERDFNMRWIASLVADCYRILIRGGIFLYPGDGRKGYAKGRLRLVYEANPIAFCVEHAGGSATDGMTRILDLVPDDLHARTPLVFGSKREVARVTRYLTDPSAIGERSPLFGKRSLFRA is encoded by the coding sequence ATGTCATCGTCCTTGGACGCCCATCTCGGCTCGCATGCCGGGGCAGACCCGCTTCGGCTGAAAGTCGCCGAGACCATTCGCCACCTTGCAACGGCGGCCGTCAAGCTGCGCAACACGATCATCGCGGGTGGCACGGGCGACAATCTCGGCCAGTCGCGCGAGGTCGCCAATGCCGGCGGCGACATCCAGAAGGAACTCGACGTCGTCGCCGATCGGCTCTTTCTCGACGCCGCCAAGGCGTCGCCGGTCGCCTTCTACGGGTCGGAAGAGCAGGAGATGCCCGTCGTCCTTGCCAGGGACGGCGCCTTCGCCCTCGCCATCGATCCGCTCGACGGATCGTCCAACATCGAGATGAACGTCTCTGTCGGCACCATCTTCTCGCTGCTGCCGGTCGAGGAGGCCCATCACGCCGATCCGGCCGGCGCCTTCCGCCAGCCCGGCTCGCGCCAACTCGCCGCCGGCTTCTTCATCTACGGGCCGCAGCTGCAACTCGTCCTCAGCCTCGGCAACGGCACGCATGTCTTCGCCTTCTCGCCGAGTTTCGGCGGCTTTGTCGAACTGCACGCCTCGATGGCAGTGGCAGACCAGGCGAAAGAGTTCGCCATCAACGCCTCGAACCATCGCCATTGGGACGAGCCGATGCGGATCTATATCGACGATCTCCTGGCCGGTGCCGAGGGGCCGCGCGAGCGCGACTTCAACATGCGCTGGATCGCTTCGCTGGTTGCCGACTGCTACCGGATCCTGATCCGCGGCGGCATCTTCCTCTACCCCGGCGATGGCCGGAAGGGCTATGCCAAGGGCCGGCTGCGGCTGGTCTACGAGGCCAATCCGATCGCCTTCTGCGTCGAGCATGCCGGCGGCAGCGCCACCGACGGTATGACCCGCATCCTCGACCTCGTGCCCGACGACCTGCATGCCCGTACGCCCCTGGTGTTCGGTTCCAAGCGCGAGGTCGCCCGCGTCACGCGCTATCTGACCGATCCCTCTGCCATCGGCGAGCGTTCGCCGCTGTTTGGAAAAAGAAGCCTGTTCCGGGCCTGA
- a CDS encoding phytoene/squalene synthase family protein: MPETRLLPETGDDLAARAAETIAKGSQSFATAARLFDPVTREGALLLYAWCRHCDDVVDDQHLGFNRDVAGPGTPEERIAELERLTRHAFAGEVMENPNFRALQRVARRHGLPLSLALAHLDGFRMDVEGRRYHTIEDTLDYCHHVAGVVGTMMSMVMGAREASTLQRAADLGLAFQLTNIARDIVPDALAGRMYLPGDWLAELGLDRAGVALAENRGKVAVLAARLVALAEPYYASARIGIDALPRRSAWAVATAHGVYRAIGTEVVRRGDRAWDKRVSTSRADKVVEVLRGAVVAARRRRNDPPRPAGLWCHDLPR, encoded by the coding sequence TTGCCTGAGACGCGCCTGTTGCCGGAGACGGGCGACGATCTCGCCGCCCGCGCCGCCGAGACCATCGCCAAGGGATCCCAGAGTTTTGCCACGGCCGCGCGCCTATTCGATCCGGTCACGCGGGAGGGGGCACTGCTCCTCTACGCCTGGTGCCGGCACTGCGACGACGTCGTCGACGACCAGCATCTCGGTTTCAACCGCGACGTGGCGGGGCCGGGCACGCCCGAGGAGCGGATCGCCGAGCTCGAGCGGCTGACGCGCCACGCCTTCGCCGGGGAGGTGATGGAGAACCCGAATTTCCGCGCCCTGCAGCGCGTCGCCCGGCGGCACGGCCTGCCGCTGTCCCTGGCACTTGCCCATCTCGACGGCTTTCGCATGGACGTCGAGGGTCGGCGCTACCACACGATCGAGGACACCCTCGACTACTGCCACCATGTCGCGGGCGTCGTCGGCACGATGATGTCGATGGTGATGGGCGCGCGCGAGGCCTCGACGCTGCAGCGCGCCGCCGATCTCGGCCTCGCCTTCCAGCTGACGAATATCGCCCGCGACATCGTTCCCGATGCGCTCGCTGGGCGAATGTACTTGCCCGGCGATTGGCTGGCCGAACTCGGCCTCGACCGAGCGGGTGTCGCGCTTGCGGAAAACCGCGGCAAGGTGGCGGTCCTCGCCGCTCGATTGGTCGCGCTCGCCGAGCCCTATTATGCCTCGGCGCGCATCGGCATCGACGCGCTCCCGCGCCGCTCTGCCTGGGCAGTTGCGACGGCGCACGGCGTCTACCGCGCGATCGGTACCGAGGTCGTGCGGCGGGGCGACCGGGCCTGGGACAAGCGGGTCTCGACGTCGCGCGCCGACAAGGTGGTCGAGGTGCTCCGTGGCGCGGTGGTCGCCGCCCGCCGCAGGCGCAACGACCCGCCGCGGCCGGCAGGCCTCTGGTGTCACGACCTGCCGCGCTGA
- a CDS encoding polyprenyl synthetase family protein, which yields MTADLTTSAAEARRRIDVRLAELMPHALPDQPELAAALRDGVLTPGKRLRPLMTLFAAEDLGGAQAPAIDAGCAVEMIHAASLVLDDMPCMDDALLRRGQPAVHAGHGEDLALLVSVAAISHAYGLLAGIAPLSPQARIDCIVILSRAVGVGGLVAGQFADLRGGRNVRPTTEISTTNGLKTGSLFIAAAEIGAVVAGADAGTRNQLRTFADELGQAFQLLDDLLDDGTNPLLIGKDVGKDNGKSTMVSLVGRASVQRRIERHLGAADRGLTEIFGPRSRLHWLVETMLAQARPLSLMQDVTTHGLSEEVGAR from the coding sequence ATGACTGCCGACCTGACTACCAGTGCCGCCGAGGCCCGTCGCCGCATCGACGTGCGGCTGGCGGAACTGATGCCGCATGCCTTGCCCGATCAACCCGAACTGGCCGCCGCTCTTCGTGATGGCGTCCTGACCCCGGGCAAGCGCCTGCGGCCGCTGATGACGCTGTTTGCGGCCGAGGATCTCGGCGGGGCGCAGGCGCCGGCGATCGACGCGGGCTGTGCGGTGGAGATGATCCATGCGGCCTCGCTGGTTCTCGACGACATGCCGTGCATGGACGACGCCCTGTTGCGCCGGGGACAGCCGGCCGTCCACGCCGGGCATGGCGAGGATCTCGCCCTCCTCGTCTCGGTTGCGGCCATCAGCCACGCCTACGGGCTTCTCGCCGGCATCGCCCCCCTGTCACCGCAGGCGCGAATCGACTGCATCGTCATCCTGTCGCGCGCCGTCGGCGTCGGCGGTCTCGTCGCCGGCCAGTTCGCCGACCTCAGGGGTGGCCGGAATGTCCGGCCGACGACGGAAATCTCCACGACCAACGGCCTGAAGACCGGCTCGCTCTTCATTGCGGCGGCCGAGATCGGGGCCGTCGTCGCCGGCGCGGATGCCGGCACGCGCAACCAGCTCCGCACCTTCGCCGACGAACTCGGCCAGGCCTTCCAACTGCTGGACGATCTTCTCGACGACGGCACGAACCCGCTTCTGATCGGCAAGGACGTCGGCAAGGACAACGGCAAGTCGACCATGGTTTCGCTCGTCGGACGCGCCTCGGTACAGCGGCGCATCGAACGCCATCTCGGTGCGGCCGACCGCGGGCTCACCGAGATCTTCGGACCCCGCAGCCGCCTGCACTGGCTGGTCGAGACCATGCTGGCCCAGGCCCGGCCGCTGTCGCTGATGCAGGACGTAACGACGCACGGTCTTTCCGAAGAAGTCGGCGCACGGTAA
- the crtY gene encoding lycopene beta-cyclase CrtY, translated as MMSVVEEDPHDVVFVGGGLANGLLAYRLSQLRPDLRLLVLEAGDSLGGNHTWSFHDGDLTPEQHVWLAPFVVYRWPAYSVRFPQLTRTLSTGYQSVTSERFAAVMASQLGDRLRCGADVVAFDARSVTLGNGERIRAACVIDGRGPTDSPHLTLGFQKFLGQEIALVAPHGLVHPIIMDATIPQADGYHFVYVLPLGPSTLLVEDTYYADGPAFEPDRLRQSIAAYVAAHGWEVEAILREEDGVLPIALGGDIERFWIAKAGIASVGLAAALFHPTTGYSLPDAVRLAERVAGLDDLSAPAVFAATRLHSVRTWKGRRYFRMLNRLLFLAGAPALRYRILQHFYRLPDGLVERFYADRLRPLDRLRILTGKPPVPITSALRVLAFPSRSRKAVSDA; from the coding sequence ATGATGTCCGTGGTGGAGGAGGATCCGCACGATGTCGTGTTCGTCGGCGGCGGGCTGGCCAATGGGCTCCTCGCCTACCGGCTGTCGCAACTGCGCCCCGACCTTCGCCTTCTCGTCCTCGAGGCGGGCGACAGCCTTGGCGGCAACCACACCTGGTCCTTCCATGACGGCGACCTGACACCGGAGCAGCATGTCTGGCTCGCGCCCTTCGTCGTGTACCGCTGGCCGGCCTACAGCGTGCGCTTTCCGCAACTGACGCGAACGCTTTCCACGGGATACCAGAGCGTCACGTCGGAGCGCTTTGCCGCCGTGATGGCGTCGCAGCTCGGCGACAGGCTGCGTTGCGGCGCAGATGTCGTCGCCTTCGACGCACGCTCGGTGACGCTCGGCAACGGCGAACGCATCCGGGCAGCCTGCGTCATCGACGGGCGCGGACCGACGGACAGCCCCCATCTCACCCTCGGCTTCCAGAAATTCCTCGGCCAGGAAATCGCGCTGGTGGCGCCGCACGGCCTCGTCCATCCAATCATCATGGACGCGACGATCCCGCAGGCCGACGGCTACCATTTCGTCTACGTGCTGCCGCTCGGTCCCTCGACGCTGCTGGTCGAGGACACCTATTACGCCGATGGTCCGGCATTCGAGCCGGACCGCTTGCGCCAGTCGATCGCCGCTTATGTGGCTGCGCATGGATGGGAGGTGGAGGCGATCCTGCGCGAAGAGGATGGCGTCCTGCCGATCGCGCTTGGCGGCGACATCGAGCGGTTCTGGATCGCCAAGGCCGGCATCGCCTCGGTCGGCCTCGCCGCCGCTCTGTTTCACCCGACGACGGGCTATTCGCTGCCCGATGCCGTGCGCCTCGCCGAGCGCGTCGCAGGCCTCGACGATCTGTCGGCGCCGGCCGTCTTTGCCGCGACGCGCCTGCACTCGGTGCGGACCTGGAAAGGCCGGCGCTACTTCCGCATGCTGAACCGGCTGCTCTTTCTTGCCGGCGCGCCGGCGCTGCGCTACCGCATCCTCCAGCATTTCTACCGCCTGCCCGACGGGCTGGTGGAGCGCTTTTACGCCGACCGGCTTCGGCCGCTCGACCGCCTGCGCATCCTCACCGGCAAGCCGCCGGTGCCGATCACCAGCGCGCTGCGGGTGCTCGCCTTTCCCTCCCGTTCCCGCAAGGCTGTCTCGGATGCTTGA
- a CDS encoding phytoene desaturase: MTSAKAAVVIGSGFGGLALAIRLQAAGIKTTLVEKRDRPGGRAYVYEDQGFTFDAGPTVITDPSALEELFTLSGRKLSDYVELLPVSPFYRLCWEDGYAFDYVNDQAELDRQIGAKNPKDLEGYRRFLAFSKDVFEEGYLKLGTVPFLNFKDMVRAGPQLARLQAWRSVYGKVAGFIEDEQLRQAFSFHSLLVGGNPFATSSIYALIHALERQWGVWFPRGGTGALVAGMIRLFEDTGGTVHLSAEVERIEVEGDRAKAVILKDGRRIAADLVASNADVVHTYDKLLAGTKRGTAAAKSLKRKKFSMSLFVIYFGLKTHRPDIQHHTVCFGARYRELIGEIFNGSELPEDFSLYLHNPCATDPSLAPPGAGSFYVLSPVPHLGHADIDWEVEGPRYRDRIFDYLEERYIPGLKADLVTSRIFTPLDFRDELNAHVGSAFSLDPVLTQSAWFRPHNRDDEIGNLYIVGAGTHPGAGVPGVVGSAKATAGLMIADAALA, encoded by the coding sequence ATGACGTCCGCCAAGGCCGCCGTCGTCATCGGCTCGGGCTTCGGCGGCCTGGCGCTGGCGATCCGGCTGCAGGCGGCGGGCATCAAGACGACGCTCGTCGAGAAGCGCGACCGGCCGGGCGGCAGGGCCTATGTCTACGAGGATCAGGGCTTCACTTTCGACGCCGGGCCGACGGTCATCACCGACCCCTCGGCGCTGGAAGAACTGTTCACGCTCTCCGGCCGAAAGCTTTCCGACTATGTCGAGTTGCTGCCGGTCAGCCCGTTCTACCGGCTGTGCTGGGAAGACGGCTACGCCTTCGACTACGTCAACGACCAGGCCGAGCTCGACCGCCAGATCGGTGCCAAGAATCCAAAGGACCTGGAGGGATACCGCCGCTTCCTCGCCTTTTCCAAGGATGTCTTCGAGGAGGGCTATCTGAAGCTCGGCACGGTGCCGTTTCTCAACTTCAAGGACATGGTGCGTGCCGGCCCGCAGCTCGCCCGGCTGCAGGCCTGGCGCAGCGTCTATGGCAAGGTCGCCGGTTTCATTGAGGACGAGCAGCTGCGGCAGGCCTTTTCCTTCCACTCGCTCCTCGTCGGCGGCAATCCCTTCGCCACCTCATCGATCTACGCGCTGATCCATGCGCTCGAGCGGCAATGGGGCGTCTGGTTCCCGCGCGGCGGAACCGGGGCGCTTGTCGCCGGCATGATCCGCCTGTTCGAGGATACCGGCGGCACCGTGCATCTCTCGGCGGAAGTCGAGCGCATCGAGGTCGAGGGCGACCGGGCCAAGGCGGTCATCTTGAAGGACGGGCGGCGCATTGCCGCCGACCTCGTCGCGTCCAATGCCGATGTCGTGCACACCTATGACAAGCTTCTCGCCGGTACCAAGCGCGGCACCGCGGCGGCGAAAAGCCTGAAGCGCAAGAAATTCTCCATGTCGCTGTTCGTCATCTACTTCGGCCTGAAGACCCATCGTCCCGACATCCAGCACCACACGGTCTGTTTCGGCGCGCGCTACCGTGAACTCATCGGCGAGATCTTCAACGGCAGCGAACTGCCGGAGGATTTCTCGCTCTACCTCCATAATCCCTGCGCGACGGATCCCTCGCTGGCCCCGCCCGGGGCGGGCAGCTTCTATGTCCTCTCGCCGGTCCCCCATCTCGGCCATGCCGACATCGACTGGGAAGTCGAAGGGCCGCGCTACCGCGACCGCATCTTCGACTATCTCGAGGAGCGCTATATTCCGGGCCTCAAGGCCGACCTTGTGACCAGCCGCATCTTCACGCCGCTCGATTTCCGCGACGAGTTGAACGCGCATGTGGGCTCGGCCTTCTCGCTCGACCCCGTGCTGACGCAGAGCGCCTGGTTTCGCCCTCATAATCGCGACGACGAGATCGGCAATCTCTACATCGTCGGCGCCGGCACGCATCCGGGCGCGGGCGTTCCCGGCGTGGTCGGCTCGGCCAAGGCGACCGCCGGCCTGATGATCGCGGATGCCGCCCTTGCCTGA
- a CDS encoding phosphoribulokinase — translation MTAKHPIIAITGSSGAGTTSVKNTFDQIFRREHVKAVYIEGDAFHRYDREAMKQKIAEEDAAGNKHFSHFSPEANILEKLQEVFEDYGRKGRGESRHYIHDAEEAKVYGSPPGTFSDWQPFADESDLMFYEGLHGCVKTETVDLAAHADLKIGVVPVINLEWIQKIHRDKATRGYSTEAVMDVILRRMPDYIKYICPQFALTNINFQRVPIVDTSDPFIARWIPTADESMVVIRFANPRGIDFPYLLSMIPNSFMSRANSIVAPGNKLDLAMQLILTPLILQLTERKRRAS, via the coding sequence ATGACTGCCAAGCATCCGATCATCGCCATCACCGGCTCCTCCGGGGCCGGGACCACGTCGGTAAAGAACACCTTCGACCAGATCTTCCGGCGCGAGCATGTGAAGGCGGTCTACATCGAGGGAGACGCCTTCCATCGCTACGACCGCGAGGCGATGAAGCAGAAGATCGCCGAGGAGGACGCCGCCGGCAACAAGCATTTCTCGCACTTCAGCCCGGAAGCCAACATCCTCGAAAAGCTGCAGGAGGTGTTCGAGGACTATGGCCGCAAAGGGCGGGGCGAGAGCCGGCACTACATCCACGACGCCGAGGAGGCGAAGGTCTATGGCAGCCCGCCCGGCACCTTCAGCGACTGGCAGCCCTTTGCCGACGAGAGCGATCTGATGTTCTACGAGGGCCTGCATGGCTGCGTGAAGACCGAGACGGTCGATCTCGCCGCGCATGCCGACCTCAAGATCGGCGTCGTGCCGGTGATCAACCTCGAATGGATCCAGAAGATCCACCGCGACAAGGCCACGCGGGGCTATTCCACCGAAGCGGTGATGGACGTGATCCTGCGCCGCATGCCGGACTACATCAAATACATCTGCCCGCAATTCGCCCTGACCAACATCAACTTCCAGCGCGTGCCGATCGTCGACACGTCCGATCCGTTCATCGCGCGGTGGATACCGACGGCGGATGAATCGATGGTCGTCATTCGCTTCGCCAATCCGCGCGGTATAGACTTTCCCTACTTGCTCTCGATGATCCCGAACTCGTTCATGTCGAGAGCAAATTCCATCGTGGCGCCGGGCAACAAACTCGATCTCGCCATGCAACTGATTTTGACGCCGCTGATCCTGCAGCTCACCGAGCGCAAGCGCCGTGCGTCCTGA